From a single Leptidea sinapis chromosome 1, ilLepSina1.1, whole genome shotgun sequence genomic region:
- the LOC126968909 gene encoding uncharacterized protein LOC126968909 has translation MLILWWIFILFVKTDATSDNQLPESEKDLRYLPLYEKHYEGRPVPVGSLPPLTTVPIAGERCSSRLENALEQLKRRKRNQPKSLDTPLSQSLDLNGYSLHQTMRSAPIDMYVTRMRVRLPQNSDWVRVEKCYFDPRNVSLDTMLLFHDITISGNVDLYDATDLDGTIPPSRRLRRNYAEYDQGIRGRNGCNMILRLRKAGIGFHTRPLNQHPGKFNVKTDSEFVEPGFISVYAYGCEKYINKNSIRNKDDLPLKRKRRSDEFTFDLNLDDHISEPIGRASDNWDAYEPRTNRLNYERSKLFRPEDTLDDAEDISREMEDIFTKGIRTLLTTYMKKELQPAIKDTLMRNMGYVISYG, from the exons ATGTTGATACTCTGGTGGATTTTTATATTGTTCGTTAAAACAGATGCAACTAGTGACAACCAATTGCCTGAATCTGAAAAGG ATTTAAGATACCTACCACTTTACGAGAAGCATTACGAAGGAAGGCCCGTACCTGTTGGATCCCTACCACCACTGACTACTGTTCCCATAGCTGGTGAGAGGTGCTCATCGAGGCTTGAAAATGCTCTGGAGCAGTTAAAGAGGCGCAAAAGGAATCAGCCAAAGAGTTTGGATACACCATTG AGTCAGAGCTTAGATCTAAATGGGTACAGCTTACATCAGACAATGAGAAGCGCTCCCATAGACATGTACGTGACAAGGATGCGTGTAAGATTACCACAGAATAGCGACTGGGTACGAGTAGAAAAATGCTACTTTGATCCTAGAAACGTGTCTCTTGATACCATGCTACTCTTCCATGACATAACCATTTCTGGAAATGTCGATTTATACGATGCGACGGATCTTGATGGGACCATCCCACCAAGTCGAAGATTGAGAAGAAATTATGCTGAATATGACCAAGGTATTCGAGGAAGAAATGGCTGCAATATGATATTAAGACTACGAAAAGCTGGAATAGGATTCCACACACGTCCTCTTAACCAGCATCCTGGCAAATTCAATGTGAAGACAGACTCAGAGTTTGTAGAGCCAGGTTTCATAAGTGTTTACGCCTATGGCTGCGAAAAGTACATAAATAAGAATTCTATTAGAAATAAAGACGATCTACCGCTAAAACGAAAACGAAGATCTGACGAGTTCACATTTGACCTGAACTTAGACGATCATATAAGTGAACCTATTGGTAGAGCATCTGATAATTGGGATGCTTATGAACCTAGAACCAATAGATTGAATTATGAAAGAAGCAAGCTATTTAGACCGGAAGACACTTTAGATGACGCCGAAGATATATCCAGGGAAATGGAAGACATCTTCACAAAAGGCATAAGGACGCTTTTAACTACATATATGAAAAAAGAACTACAACCAGCAATTAAGGATACATTGATGAGAAATATGGGTTATGTAATATCATATGGAtga
- the LOC126968933 gene encoding mitochondrial thiamine pyrophosphate carrier-like, producing MVQNIQEMKSKITISQSALAGGIAGAVTRLIAQPLDVLKIRFQLQLEPIKSGSKYSSITQAVVSIIKEEGITTLWSGHIPAQLLSISFGIVQFSLYEKMTQLCQTSDQYFYNTHKHYLNFSNGAIAATAATIISFPFDTVRTRLIAEQKTNRAYSGFIDAFSSMVKCEGPAALFKGLVPTVAQIAPHAGIQFAVYKLFTENIFLKIDFFQRPTTLGGTIEASLIANVLAGSIAGFVSKTMIYPFDVVKKRLQIQGFQEHRKAFGRQMYCKGSIHCIWLTITKEGFLALYKGLGPSIVKAIIVSALHFTVYDEIKNQLIRK from the coding sequence atggttcaaaatatacaagagATGAAATCGAAAATCACAATAAGCCAAAGTGCCCTCGCCGGAGGAATCGCCGGTGCCGTTACGAGGCTAATAGCTCAACCTCTAGATGTGTTGAAAATAAGATTTCAATTGCAACTAGAACCCATAAAATCTGGCTCCAAATATAGTTCAATTACACAAGCTGTGGTCTCCATCATTAAGGAGGAAggaattacaacattatggagTGGGCACATACCAGCACAGCTATTGTCAATTTCGTTTGGTATAGTACAATTTTCACTTTATGAGAAAATGACCCAATTATGTCAAACCAGTGatcaatatttttacaatacacataaacattatttgaatttttcgaATGGTGCCATTGCTGCTACGGCTGCTACAATTATATCTTTTCCGTTTGATACTGTTAGAACCAGGCTCATAGCAGAACAGAAAACGAATAGGGCATATTCTGGTTTTATTGATGCATTTTCTTCAATGGTTAAGTGTGAAGGGCCTGCTGCATTATTCAAAGGACTAGTACCAACAGTTGCCCAAATTGCACCACATGCTGGAATACAATTTGctgtgtataaattatttacagaaaacatatttcttaaaattgatttctttcaAAGGCCAACTACTCTTGGTGGGACTATTGAAGCATCACTAATAGCAAATGTTTTGGCTGGCAGCATCGCTGGCTTTGTTTCAAAAACGATGATATATCCTTTTGATGTTGTGAAAAAGCGACTACAAATTCAAGGTTTTCAGGAGCACAGAAAGGCATTTGGCCGGCAAATGTATTGTAAGGGTTCAATACATTGTATATGGTTGACAATTACAAAGGAAGGTTTTCTAGCATTATACAAAGGTTTAGGCCCCAGTATAGTAAAAGCAATCATTGTTTCAGCATTACATTTTACAGTatatgatgaaataaaaaaccaatTAATAAGgaaatag
- the LOC126969055 gene encoding mediator of RNA polymerase II transcription subunit 10 yields MSSPLENLETQLEMFIENVRQIRIIVSDFQPQGQSVLNQKIQSLVTGLQEVDKLKSQVQDIHVPTEVFDYIDQGRNPQLYTKDCIDKALAKNEEVKGKIDSYKRFKSHLLGELSKTFPNEINKYKAIRGGE; encoded by the exons ATGTCGTCACCGTTGGAAAACCTGGAGACGCAATTGGAAATGTTTATTGAAAATGTGAGACAAATAAGAATTATAGTGAGTGACTTCCAGCCTCAGGGACAAAGCGTTTTAAACCAGAAAAT TCAGTCCTTAGTAACTGGATTGCAGGAAGTGGATAAATTGAAATCGCAAGTTCAAGATATTCATGTACCAACAGAAGTATTTGA TTACATAGATCAAGGCCGCAATCCACAGTTATATACCAAGGACTGTATTGACAAAGCTTTAGCCAAGAATGAAGAAGTTAAGGGAAAAATTGACTCATACAAAAGATTCAAAAGTCACCTGCTAGGTGAACTGTCCAAAACATTTCCcaatgaaataaataagtataaagcAATAAGAGGTGGTGAATAA